Proteins encoded in a region of the Sugiyamaella lignohabitans strain CBS 10342 chromosome B, complete sequence genome:
- the EMW1 gene encoding Emw1p (Essential conserved protein with a role in cell wall integrity; contains six TPR (tetratricopeptide repeat) domains clustered in the C-terminal region; conditional mutant is suppressed by overexpression of GFA1; protein abundance increases in response to DNA replication stress; GO_component: GO:0005737 - cytoplasm [Evidence IEA,IEA]; GO_component: GO:0005737 - cytoplasm [Evidence IDA] [PMID 14562095]; GO_component: GO:0005737 - cytoplasm [Evidence IDA] [PMID 14690591]; GO_component: GO:0005737 - cytoplasm [Evidence IDA] [PMID 21273246]; GO_component: GO:0005634 - nucleus [Evidence IEA,IEA]; GO_component: GO:0005634 - nucleus [Evidence IDA] [PMID 14562095]; GO_component: GO:0005634 - nucleus [Evidence IDA] [PMID 14690591]; GO_component: GO:0005634 - nucleus [Evidence IDA] [PMID 21273246]; GO_function: GO:0003674 - molecular_function [Evidence ND]; GO_process: GO:0031505 - fungal-type cell wall organization [Evidence IMP] [PMID 21273246]), whose amino-acid sequence MSVSQTLSELLVLEGISETEHGVTKLASGIVNGELTHVLNQIITKKNISWGSTTGIEYVEETKQKVRDSDQNEESYLDFLLLAISALQLYIQSNVTGPPVPMDDLKLTISKNVLESVDDKNTKGFFKSCVASLASDGEPAFALMSYPHLLLLSLALLSELKDSKYKYWAFSSWWYSRALLIHQSVIDYPTASIHDAVNAGLNKDTLREILEMLKTDGMNLDDEASNSLVRSLQVRFYVELARAQIVYGHESVANEYIEKAKEASRLEFVLTGVSARRTKFQQHDTSQLVLLAKSFEEKVVVSDNSDIERGLNLNSDLLLERPHYKGLDDETKSNLPPQLQLLDPNNQPALNDVDTAIILLHVRSVVSSTPHKDILIQEELLATVNRIIEAPKSSVNWTLFSSALWNRSLLEADSVKTVERGTLQMQSLVEELGQSNNTYIPKRSDNNSEDPESVSAKGIARRLRYTHQLVPLPKWSMDTALAEKFMSLGALKSAIEVYERLQLWGEAALCYAAVGQEDEGIKILKQHLERNPDDYRGVSILGDITLDPSLWEKAWEMGKYAPSKRSLGQFYYNPPRSTGVERNLDLSIRHLHDSLQVNPLNLSAWFLYGCAGLETSQWELAAEAFTRCVAIEDDNPKNWSNLATALLRLDKKQEAFNALKRASRTATEKQDWRIWSNFITVAGELRQWSDVLQGVKQLILLRSEKEGEKCLEIDLLEDLVQVLIADERVVMDGDATDSSQLQSRANYFFQKSCIDLFIKIIPPLITADPRLWKLISKVHIWLRQPWAALEDFEKGFRIYTHSPLIESDEQVWNEAVDFCSDLVDAYTNFGPMEGKYGEGSFVSKDWKFKARSCIRLLMGKGKNFWEDSEGWQRLQQIKEDL is encoded by the coding sequence ATGTCGGTCAGCCAAACTCTTTCAGAATTGCTTGTACTGGAGGGTATATCAGAGACAGAGCATGGGGTTACAAAATTAGCTTCAGGAATTGTCAACGGCGAACTAACTCATGTATTGAATCAGATTATTACTAAGAAGAACATATCTTGGGGCTCTACTACTGGTATAGAGTATGTGGAAGAAACAAAGCAGAAAGTTAGAGACAGTGATCAGAATGAAGAAAGTTATTTGGACTTCCTATTATTAGCTATTTCCGCGCTCCAATTGTATATTCAATCGAATGTAACAGGACCTCCAGTACCTATGGACGATCTCAAGCTTACCATATCCAAGAATGTTTTAGAAAGTGTTGACGacaaaaatacaaaagGCTTCTTCAAGTCTTGTGTGGCAAGCCTGGCTTCAGATGGTGAGCCCGCATTTGCGTTGATGAGCTACCCACACCTGCTGTTGTTATCACTAGCTCTGCTATCAGAGCTGAAGGATTcaaagtataaatattggGCTTTCTCAAGTTGGTGGTACTCCCGTGCACTTCTAATTCACCAATCAGTCATTGATTATCCAACTGCCAGTATACATGATGCTGTCAATGCCGGTCTCAATAAAGATACTCTTCGTGAAATTTTGGAAATGTTAAAAACAGATGGCATGAACCTAGATGACGAAGCATCAAATAGCTTAGTAAGAAGTTTGCAGGTTCGGTTTTACGTAGAACTTGCTCGCGCTCAGATTGTTTATGGACATGAGTCGGTGGCCAATGAGTATATTGAAAAGGCCAAGGAAGCATCGAGATTAGAATTCGTCTTAACTGGTGTGAGTGCTCGGCGAACGAAGTTTCAGCAACATGACACATCACAGCTTGTACTTTTAGCTAAGAGTTTTGAAGAAAAGGTCGTGGTTAGTGATAACAGTGACATTGAGAGAGGATTAAACTTGAACTCGGACCTCCTGCTAGAAAGGCCACATTATAAGGGCCTCGATGATGAAACCAAAAGCAATTTACCTCCACAATTACAGTTATTAGATCCCAATAACCAACCTGCTTTAAACGATGTTGATACAGCAATTATCTTGTTACATGTCCGATCAGTTGTTTCAAGCACTCCCCATAAAGACATTCttattcaagaagaatTGCTGGCTACAGTTAACAGAATCATTGAAGCCCCTAAATCATCGGTCAACTGGACATTATTCAGTAGTGCGCTATGGAATCGATCTCTATTGGAGGCTGACTCTGTCAAGACCGTTGAAAGAGGAACCTTACAAATGCAAAGTCTAGTTGAAGAGCTCGGCCAGAGCAACAATACCTATATTCCAAAACGCAGTGATAATAACTCAGAAGACCCTGAAAGTGTAAGTGCAAAAGGGATTGCTCGCAGATTACGATATACGCATCAGCTTGTCCCATTGCCAAAATGGTCTATGGATACTGCTCTGGCTGAAAAGTTTATGTCTCTTGGCGCTCTTAAATCCGCCATTGAAGTTTATGAACGATTACAGCTCTGGGGTGAGGCCGCACTTTGTtatgctgctgttggacAAGAAGATGAAGGCATCAAGATTTTAAAGCAGCATTTAGAAAGGAATCCTGATGATTATAGAGGCGTTTCAATTCTTGGTGACATTACTCTGGACCCCAGTCTTTGGGAAAAGGCTTGGGAAATGGGTAAGTATGCCCCATCGAAAAGATCTTTGGGTCAATTTTATTACAACCCCCCACGATCTACGGGGGTTGAACGCAATCTGGATCTGTCTATCCGCCATCTTCATGACTCTTTGCAAGTCAATCCGTTAAATCTGTCTGCTTGGTTTCTTTATGGATGCGCTGGTTTAGAAACGAGCCAATGGGAGCTCGCTGCCGAAGCATTTACTAGATGTGTGGCTATTGAGGACGACAATCCAAAAAACTGGAGTAATTTAGCAACTGCTTTGTTAAGGCTAGATAAAAAGCAGGAAGCGTTCAATGCTCTTAAACGGGCTTCTAGAACTGCTACCGAAAAACAAGATTGGCGAATTTGGAGCAATTTCATAACTGTTGCCGGTGAACTACGCCAATGGAGTGATGTCCTTCAGGGTGTTAAACAATTGATTCTTTTAAGATCGGAGAAAGAGGGTGAAAAATGCCTTGAAATTGATTTGTTGGAGGATTTAGTTCAAGTCCTAATTGCTGATGAAAGGGTGGTTATGGATGGTGACGCTACTGATTCAAGCCAACTTCAGTCAAGAGCAAACTACTTTTTCCAGAAGAGTTGtattgatttatttattaaaatcATTCCCCCTCTTATTACAGCTGACCCCAGGCTATGGAAACTAATATCAAAGGTTCATATTTGGCTTCGTCAGCCGTGGGCGGCATTAGAAGACTTCGAGAAAGGATTCCGTATCTATACGCATAGTCCTCTCATTGAGTCTGATGAACAGGTTTGGAATGAGGCTGTTGACTTTTGCTCGGATCTTGTAGATGCATACACAAATTTCGGCCCCATGGAGGGCAAATACGGTGAAGGTTCGTTTGTTAGTAAAGATTGGAAGTTCAAGGCTCGTTCCTGCATACGACTTTTGATGGGTAAAGGGAAGAATTTCTGGGAAGACTCTGAAGGATGGCAGCGATTGCAGCAGATTAAAGAGGATCTGTAA